The sequence CAAGGGCGTTCAAATAAAGCTGGAAGAGCTGGCAAAAAACGCCGGTTTCAGCTATACCTATTTTTCATACTTATTTAAAAAAGAAACAGGTAAAACACTGACCGAATATATACAGATGGTAAGGATAGAGGCCGCCAAAAAGCTTCTGGTGGAAAAAGAGCGGAACGTAAGCGAAGTAGCGGAACTGGTTGGTTACAGTGATATCAAATTTTTTACCAAACAGTTTAAAAAAGCACTGGGCGTCTCTCCCAATGAATACCGTAAAATGTTTCTGGAACGCTGAAAAGGGGAGGAGATCCTTTGAAAAAACAATGGTTAAAAAAACGGATTCTGATCTGGATAAGAGCCATGATTTCATGGAGCTGTCTTGCCCTGATCCTGTTCTTTCTGATTCTGCTTAGGCCGGAACTTACGGAATCCATTCTATATACAGTTATGGCATGGAGTATGCTGTTATCCTTTTTTCTCATGCTTGCTATAGGTAAAGTTATGATTTTAGAACCCTTTCGGACCATCCAGAAAAAAATAGAACTTTTCAACGATGGGATTATTTTTACCGAAATATTTAAAAACCTGGAAGGAATCTCACCGGATACAGATGCCCTGCTTTTAAAGGTACACACCATCCTGGACAAGGATAAAATAATGGAAAATGCCAAACAGCAAGCAAGATACTTAGCCCTTCAAAATCAGATCAATCCTCATTTCCTCTATAATATACTGGAATCCATACGTTCCGATGCGATTATGGCGGGAGTCCCGGAAATCGGAAAGATCACAGAGGCTCTTGCTGTATTCTTCCGCTATACAACTTCAAAAATGGAGAGTCTCAGCACCCTTCAGGAAGAGCTTAACAATGTAGAAAATTATTTTTTAATACAGAAATACCGCTTTGATGATAAGCTGGAATTAAAAATTAAACTGCCCCGGGATGATGAAGAAATATTAAAAACCCGGATCCCCAAGCTTACTCTCCAGCCAATAGTGGAGAATGCCATTAAACACGGATTGGAACCTAAGGTTTCAGGGGGAACCATTGTCATTGACATCGAGCA is a genomic window of Lacrimispora sphenoides containing:
- a CDS encoding sensor histidine kinase, which translates into the protein MKKQWLKKRILIWIRAMISWSCLALILFFLILLRPELTESILYTVMAWSMLLSFFLMLAIGKVMILEPFRTIQKKIELFNDGIIFTEIFKNLEGISPDTDALLLKVHTILDKDKIMENAKQQARYLALQNQINPHFLYNILESIRSDAIMAGVPEIGKITEALAVFFRYTTSKMESLSTLQEELNNVENYFLIQKYRFDDKLELKIKLPRDDEEILKTRIPKLTLQPIVENAIKHGLEPKVSGGTIVIDIEHSDTVLYLSVVDDGIGIEEARLGCLNEKLSRMDANDSSANEGGKGGIALINVNSRIRLLMGDEYGIHILSTPRIGTEVCLTLPYMFEQTEGIG